The sequence below is a genomic window from Lolium perenne isolate Kyuss_39 chromosome 4, Kyuss_2.0, whole genome shotgun sequence.
gaaaaataccccttagcggatgattttgagacgttgtctatcagaacttttcttgtagtgagaggAGCACCAACGATAAGCTTATTGGATGAGATAGTGGCATGCTTGATTGCCGCATCTAGCTCCAACCTCTAGAGCACCGCAATCATAAGTAACAACACCACCACACTCCGAACGCCACTAGAACATGTGTGGAGCTCCCTCAACACCAACATAGAGCCAAAGGCCAACTAGGCAAACCTAGATCTAGACCTACATCTACATGGATTTCTCGTGGTACACTTTCTTCTCCGCACCGGCCGACATTGCCGCCAGGAGGGGAAGAGGAGCAAGCCAAGTAGATTTTCTCGACTCTCAAAGGGACGGTGGGAGAACCGGGGTGGCTTCGAGAGAGAGCGTACTAGTTGCTCTATTACACTTGGTCAACCCATTAAAACATTGAAATTTTTCTTACGGCCTAGAGCCTTTTTAAAATTGTGTTTGTCTAATTTCCATTCGGCTGAGAATTAGCTTAATTCTCACTCACTTGATGTTATTCCGCTATAGTGTACTACATGAACATACTTTTGAGTGTGTGAATTTTCTTTTACCATGTGTTTGGATGCACAGAATTGGGCATTAATGAATTGGACTAGAAATTCCAAATTCAAGATGGAAATTAATTGTCTTCCAATTTTAATTCAGTTGTTTGGATGTACTTGGAATTTGGTGTTAGAATTAAAGGGTGTACCCAATTGCATTTCCTATTTGGATGTACATATATTATAGTTTTTTTTATATTATATGAACGCACATAGATTATCGAAATGTAAATGTAAAAAGTTTTACTGAATTTTTTACAATTAAAATATTTCTTAGGTGAAGGGAGCATATGCATCGGGGAGCTTAATTGAATATCTGGTAGCAAAGCCGTTTTAAAATTTAAGTGAGAATTTTCTTATTCAAGTTATTTTTTCTGTGAAGCTTTCAACCCCGGCCTATGTCAAAGctactgacatgtgggtccaccCCTCGTCCGTCCAGTCCAGCCCCACTGCTCATCTCTTCTCCTCTTCCCCTCGCGGCGGCGCCGGCAGCCTCCCCGTCCGTTTGCCGGCGAACCCTCTCCGCTGAGGAATTCCTCACCGAAGCGCAGCCGCCTCGAAGGAATCCACATCTCCTAGCCTTCATCTGCCTCCGCTCTACTGGACTGGCGTGGCCGCAGACCGGAGATCCTCCTCGATTTCTTCTGCCGGTGAGGAACCCTAACTTGCTCGCAATTTTTCTAGCAGTTTCCAATTCCGGTCCTTCCGCAAGCAATCTAATCACTCCAACACATCCAGGCTATCGCGGGTGGTGGAGGTTTAAGGGGGCATTGCCGATTTCCCACCGTGCTGCAGATTGGTGAGCGATGGAGGTGGACACGATCCCGGGGGAGGAGGAGCTGTCCTTCACGGCCAACCAGGACGACGACGACGCGGAGGATGTCTCGCCGGGCAGCAGGGAGCTGGCCGCCATGGTggaggcggcagcggcggcggagacCGTCGAGCTGGATAGGGCCGCGGCGCCGCCGCACGGGGAGGAGGACGACAGGACGCCGAGAGACGGGATGGAGTTCAAGTCGTACGAGGAGTTGCTCAACTTCTACAAGCGCTACGCCCTGCGCACGGGGTTCGGCGTCTGCGTCAAGAAGTCATCTTTCACCAAGGCCGGCCTCTGCCGCCGCCTCGTGCTCGTCTGCAACAAGTGGGGCAACGGCAAGGACGACGCCTGCTACCAGGCCAGGCCGACGGCCAAGACCAACTGCCTGGCCACTGTCGTCGGGAGGCTGTGGGGGGATGGGCTGCTGCACCTCACGGACGTCAGCCTCGAGCACAACCACGCGCTGAATCCGTCGTCGGCGCGCTTCCTCAGGTGCTACAAGACGCTGCCCAGCGGGATGAGCAAAGATCTGGTGGTCAGGGCTGCCAGAGGTGAGTTCTCGACCTCTGGCGACGCCGAGGTCCCCATGTTCGATGACTGGGGGCGTCTGAAGCTCAGGGAGGGAGATGTTCAGGCCATCAATGGTTTCTTTGCGGAGATGCAGGCCAAGCAGACAAACTTCTTCTATCTCATGGATTTTTACGTAGAGGGCCATCTGAGGAGTGTTCTTTGGGCTGATTCAAGATCCAGGGAAGCATACCAGTACTTCAACGACGCTATCTGGGTCGATACAACCTGCTTAAGGAACAAGTTTCACGTACCACTTGTTTTGTTTCTTGGGGTGAACCATCATGGTCAGCTTGTTTTGTTAGGCTGCGGTTTGCTTTCAGATGAGAGTACAGAGAGCTTCCTATGGCTGTTCAAGTCATGGCTGACTTGCATGAAGGGACGGCTTCCAAGCGCCATAATTACTGACGAATCTGTGGCGATTAAAACCGCGGTTCGCGAAGTATTCCCAAAAGCACGCCACAGACTAAGCGATTGGCATATATTAGGAACCATGTCGGAAAAATTAGATGACTCGGTAAGAACCGAATTGGAAACTGCAATATATGATTCTTTGAAGGAGGATGAGTTTGAGGCAAGCTGGAAGAACACGACCGAGAGATATGGCCTTCAGGATACTGAATGGATCATCTTTCTGTATGAAAATCGACACTTGTGGGTCCCTTCCTTCCTGAAAGATGCCTTCTGGGCTGGATTGTCTGTTAACCACCGGGAAAGTCCAGGTGCATTCTTTGGTGATTCATTAAGCCAATTAACCACATTGGTGACATTCCTTAAAAGCTACACGATTCTGGTACAGAACAAGTACAAAACGGAGCAACAGGATGATTTTGAGTCATTAACTAGCGGCAGGGTCCTTGtatcaaagtttcctatggaagaGCAGCTATCCAAATTGTACAGCTTGAACATGTTTGTGAAGTTCCAGGATGAGCTAAAATCAACCATGCAATGTCAAGTTCAGCTGGATGGTTCGGCATCTTCTTTTATAGTTCTTGATTTAGCTGCTGAACCAGGCGGAGGAATGGTGAATAAAAAGTATGAGGTTGTTCACTGTATGGAGACGAACCGGATGGAATGTAACTGTGGCCGATTTCAGTTTTCCGGAATTGTTTGTCGGCATGCGTTATCGGTGCTTAAGTGGCAGCAAGTGTACGATATCCCCCCTTGTTATGTACTTAACAGGTGGCGGAGTGACTATAAGGAGTTGCATGCTCTGGATAATCCATTGAAGGATCTAGTGTCAAGTAATCATGTTGAGCGTTATGATCATATTTCTTTGCAGTGCCTCCGTCTTGTTGAGATCGGAATGGTTTCAGATGACAAGTATCAACATGCATTAAAACTAATTAGCGATATGACAAGGACCCTTCTTGATGATACTTTGTGCCGTGAAGTAGAGCAGAAACTTTTACCATCTGAACGTGCAATTGCAAATGTTGATAGCCATGCACAACCTGGTTCATCTGAGGGGGGTCCAGCCAAAAAGCGCCGCGGCCGTCCTCCCAAGAAGAGTAAAGACTTGAGCGTGGACTCCGTATCAAATCAATATGGAAACAAGGTGTCTCCTTACTTCTAGTTTGTCAACTTCTTGCATTAATTTGCTGTTGGTGACTTGGTGCTAATCAAGTTCTATTTGTTTTGCGGCAGGATTCTTTATTGGTATCATCAGCTGTAAGTCAGAAGGATGCTTTACATTCTTCTTCGACTGCCTCCAACCTTGGTACTCATGTCAGGGCACATGGTGTTGATGATCTTATGGTAGTTTCTATCATCAATATTAGGTTATTAAATCCATCATTACACATGAGAGTCGTGAAAATAACCTTATTTTAACTGTATAACTTCCAGGAAGAAGTTGATCCGAATGAGGTATCATTTGAGAGCGGTTATGGGGCGGAATCTAGCCATCCAAATCATTATGGTGACCAGCTGCATACAGGACAAACGTTGCAGGTTTTCTTTTCAGCAACATGACTGCATTTTCATTTGCAATTATTTTAAGCATGTGCAACAGTGGAAAATAATCTATTGGTTTCTTCATAATGGACAGTTTGGCGGCCAAGACATGCCATCGGCGGAGCAATCATGGGTGTATCCCAATCCAGCTATATATCAGGTGAATTGGCGCATTGCATCTGTCTAGTATTTTTGAGGGTTTGTTGTGTGTGAGTCAAGTTGTGTCATGAAGTTGTAGTATGCATATGCACTGATGCATCATAAAAAAATGTAGGATGATCAAGTGCCTTATGGCAGGAGGACATCATGAATGCTGGAACAAGAGGTAAAGATTTCAGGTTTCTCTCATTAAATTATCACGTTCTGTGTTGCTGGGACCTACCGCAGAAATAATCTCATTATCAGAATGGAGCACTTAAAAGTCTGATGCACAAAACTGGACAAAATCAATACTGTCGCGTGTAGATTGTGGCCTTATGTACTGTTAAACTTAGAACGCTGATATTTGAAGTTTGATACACCCAAATGAAAAAGGTGGTAATACTATGCACTGTTGTTGCagtaatacttatatcacctaAACTGTTAAGTTCGTTGTTCACCCTTTTTACTATCAATTGAGCTATTCCTTTTCAAGATATGTACCTTGTCTTAAACAAGGGCGCCCCTAGTTGAACCACAGGTTTTAACCAAGGTTCATATTGAAACAATTATTCAGTCCAGCAAAATAAGGGAATAGGGCAGTATCTGTCTTACTTGGTTAGCTTTTAATTGTAAGAGTAGCGCCATGCTTAACCACAGTTGGCTCATAAAAGCCCAACAAAACATACCCTTGCCTTTTGGGAGATGTAGGATGCCTTGCAACTCGTTTCGAGTACTTTGCGGATTTAAGCATTTCACATGTTAACCCACCATTTGCGCCAATCCGGACCATCTAGTATGTTTGATGGAGGATCCTTATGAGGAAACTCTGCCACCTATTGA
It includes:
- the LOC127321343 gene encoding protein FAR1-RELATED SEQUENCE 6, coding for MEVDTIPGEEELSFTANQDDDDAEDVSPGSRELAAMVEAAAAAETVELDRAAAPPHGEEDDRTPRDGMEFKSYEELLNFYKRYALRTGFGVCVKKSSFTKAGLCRRLVLVCNKWGNGKDDACYQARPTAKTNCLATVVGRLWGDGLLHLTDVSLEHNHALNPSSARFLRCYKTLPSGMSKDLVVRAARGEFSTSGDAEVPMFDDWGRLKLREGDVQAINGFFAEMQAKQTNFFYLMDFYVEGHLRSVLWADSRSREAYQYFNDAIWVDTTCLRNKFHVPLVLFLGVNHHGQLVLLGCGLLSDESTESFLWLFKSWLTCMKGRLPSAIITDESVAIKTAVREVFPKARHRLSDWHILGTMSEKLDDSVRTELETAIYDSLKEDEFEASWKNTTERYGLQDTEWIIFLYENRHLWVPSFLKDAFWAGLSVNHRESPGAFFGDSLSQLTTLVTFLKSYTILVQNKYKTEQQDDFESLTSGRVLVSKFPMEEQLSKLYSLNMFVKFQDELKSTMQCQVQLDGSASSFIVLDLAAEPGGGMVNKKYEVVHCMETNRMECNCGRFQFSGIVCRHALSVLKWQQVYDIPPCYVLNRWRSDYKELHALDNPLKDLVSSNHVERYDHISLQCLRLVEIGMVSDDKYQHALKLISDMTRTLLDDTLCREVEQKLLPSERAIANVDSHAQPGSSEGGPAKKRRGRPPKKSKDLSVDSVSNQYGNKDSLLVSSAVSQKDALHSSSTASNLGTHVRAHGVDDLMEEVDPNEVSFESGYGAESSHPNHYGDQLHTGQTLQFGGQDMPSAEQSWVYPNPAIYQDDQVPYGRRTS